In Desulfomonile tiedjei DSM 6799, a genomic segment contains:
- the cas7e gene encoding type I-E CRISPR-associated protein Cas7/Cse4/CasC: MTTFLQLHMLTSYPPSNLNRDDLGRPKTAVMGGSTRLRISSQSLKRAWRKSEVFAFHVAPSNVGTRTKEKGKEIFRDLCASGIEEAQAKEWARTIAGKFGKLKSKSSKKDPHEDLDIEQLAHFTPFELESIAELVKKLAATRQAPSGEDLNLLRKEHTAVDVALFGRMLAANPAFNTEAAAQVAHAITVHAAAVEDDFFTAVDDLNMGDEDRGSAHMGETEFGAGVFYVYMCVDCESLVKNLSGHSDLAGNGIAGLVEAGAKVSPTGKQNSFASRAYASYILAERGIQQPRSLAVSFLKPVTGDDFLEKAIQRLEQTRNRIDTAYGQCWDDCAIMNAHEGAGSLAEILQFARGCVS; this comes from the coding sequence ATGACCACATTTCTGCAATTGCATATGTTGACTTCTTATCCACCGTCCAATCTGAATAGAGACGATCTGGGCCGCCCCAAGACTGCTGTCATGGGAGGTAGCACTCGGCTGCGGATTTCGTCTCAAAGTCTGAAACGGGCGTGGCGCAAGTCGGAAGTCTTCGCATTTCATGTTGCGCCGAGTAATGTCGGCACGCGTACCAAAGAGAAGGGCAAGGAGATTTTTCGAGACCTTTGTGCCAGTGGGATTGAGGAGGCTCAAGCCAAGGAGTGGGCCAGGACAATAGCCGGGAAATTCGGCAAACTCAAGTCCAAATCCTCCAAAAAGGATCCTCACGAGGATCTCGATATCGAGCAGCTTGCCCATTTCACTCCGTTCGAGCTCGAGTCTATTGCAGAGCTTGTGAAAAAGCTGGCTGCCACCAGGCAGGCGCCTTCAGGCGAAGATTTGAATCTCTTGAGGAAAGAGCACACCGCAGTGGACGTAGCCCTCTTCGGGAGAATGCTGGCCGCAAATCCAGCTTTCAATACCGAAGCAGCAGCCCAGGTTGCCCATGCGATCACGGTTCATGCGGCTGCTGTGGAAGACGACTTCTTCACCGCTGTCGATGACTTGAACATGGGCGACGAGGACCGGGGATCTGCTCATATGGGTGAGACTGAATTCGGAGCGGGCGTTTTCTATGTCTATATGTGCGTGGACTGCGAGAGTCTTGTGAAGAATCTTTCTGGACATTCGGACCTGGCCGGAAATGGCATAGCAGGTCTGGTGGAAGCTGGCGCCAAAGTTTCGCCCACGGGAAAGCAGAACAGCTTCGCGTCCAGGGCGTACGCGTCCTATATCCTGGCAGAGAGGGGAATACAGCAACCCCGGTCGTTGGCCGTGTCGTTTCTGAAACCTGTGACCGGTGATGATTTCCTCGAGAAGGCAATTCAGCGCTTGGAACAGACGCGGAACAGAATCGACACTGCGTACGGGCAATGTTGGGATGATTGCGCCATAATGAATGCTCACGAAGGCGCAGGCTCGTTGGCCGAGATCCTGCAGTTCGCAAGAGGGTGCGTGTCATGA
- a CDS encoding sigma 54-interacting transcriptional regulator gives MHNTNDSRIALKLKDLQEKLDELRAATTYSQTDEYVREIVAELRRLGKACERTATNVIESFGAEIRDLRLANETLRAKGALHQAVFENSNDGIVITTRGGDFLDVNQGFVRLVGCKTKEEVFARRVQDFYSDPRQRIQMRRKVDRTGVAMDFEIKFRRIDGTEIDTLHTIDVRLDGEGRISGYQGIMRDITERKIAQKALQEARDELQIRVRERTAELAEANARLKSEIAERARAQEALILSEERMRAIFEAATECISIKNRSLKYTLVNPYMANLLELPANDIVERDDEEIFGQEAGQHLRQVDQRVLAGETIEEEHTRPVKGLPTTFLDVRSPIRNSKGQIIGICAISRNITDRRRIFSRDQSTAEEYLSPAMRVTLARASIAANSDLIVLIEGESGSGKDYLARFIHDNSNRNGGPFYAINCAAIAQDLAESELFGHEAGAYTGAIRRKRGLVELAEGGTLLLNEIGELSLPMQAKLLTFLDTFSFTRVGGEKNVTVNVRIMAATNRDLSQAVSRGEFRRDLFFRLNVYGIRVPPLRERLADIPVLTRQIVGQLAQELRLTAGLSIRPEDMEKLIQYSWPGNVRELKNVLERSVILSEGPDLRLDFLDLADTNDCESPWVVQFPPSPSMTQAMEELRRQFIEMALQRTGGNKCAAARILGISRYTLKRQMKALKMGGLK, from the coding sequence ATGCACAACACTAATGATTCACGCATCGCTTTGAAACTAAAAGACCTTCAGGAAAAATTGGATGAGCTTCGAGCCGCCACGACTTACAGTCAAACTGACGAGTACGTCCGCGAGATCGTTGCTGAACTCCGTCGTCTTGGGAAAGCATGCGAACGAACAGCCACTAACGTGATCGAAAGCTTTGGCGCAGAGATTCGGGATCTTAGACTGGCAAACGAGACTCTGCGAGCAAAAGGTGCACTCCACCAGGCAGTATTTGAGAATTCAAATGACGGAATAGTCATAACCACCAGGGGAGGAGATTTCCTGGATGTAAATCAAGGCTTCGTGCGCCTGGTGGGCTGCAAGACTAAAGAGGAGGTTTTCGCGAGAAGAGTTCAAGATTTTTACTCTGATCCTCGTCAACGCATCCAAATGCGAAGAAAGGTCGACCGAACCGGTGTCGCAATGGATTTCGAGATCAAGTTTCGTCGCATTGACGGCACTGAAATCGACACCTTGCACACCATTGATGTTCGCTTGGACGGAGAAGGCCGAATCAGCGGATATCAAGGAATTATGAGAGACATTACGGAAAGAAAAATTGCCCAAAAAGCGCTGCAGGAAGCTCGAGACGAACTCCAGATACGAGTCCGAGAACGTACTGCCGAACTCGCGGAAGCAAATGCTCGCCTCAAATCTGAAATTGCTGAGAGAGCTCGTGCCCAAGAGGCTTTGATCCTGAGCGAAGAGCGAATGAGAGCCATCTTCGAGGCGGCCACAGAATGCATATCCATCAAGAATCGTTCACTAAAGTATACTTTGGTGAACCCATATATGGCAAATCTGTTGGAACTGCCTGCAAACGACATCGTTGAACGGGATGATGAAGAGATCTTCGGACAGGAAGCTGGACAGCATCTTCGACAGGTCGATCAGCGAGTGCTGGCAGGGGAGACCATAGAAGAAGAACATACCCGGCCGGTGAAGGGGTTGCCCACAACCTTTTTGGACGTGCGTTCACCCATCCGAAACAGTAAGGGGCAGATCATTGGTATATGCGCAATATCGAGAAACATAACGGATCGACGCAGGATCTTCTCCCGCGACCAGAGTACGGCAGAGGAATATCTTTCCCCTGCCATGCGAGTCACGCTGGCCAGAGCCAGCATAGCAGCTAATTCCGATCTCATAGTCCTCATCGAAGGAGAAAGCGGCAGTGGCAAGGATTATCTCGCTCGCTTCATTCACGATAATTCGAATCGAAATGGAGGCCCTTTTTACGCCATAAACTGTGCTGCTATTGCTCAGGATTTGGCCGAATCCGAACTCTTCGGACATGAAGCCGGAGCATACACAGGGGCCATAAGGCGCAAGCGAGGTCTCGTCGAGCTGGCTGAAGGCGGAACCCTGCTGTTAAACGAAATCGGAGAGCTGTCCTTACCGATGCAGGCCAAGTTACTTACATTCCTCGATACATTCTCATTCACACGCGTTGGAGGTGAAAAGAACGTGACGGTCAATGTTCGGATAATGGCCGCCACGAACAGAGACTTGAGTCAGGCTGTTTCCAGAGGCGAGTTTCGACGAGACTTATTTTTCCGTCTGAATGTGTATGGGATCCGGGTCCCGCCATTACGTGAAAGGTTGGCGGATATACCAGTGTTGACACGCCAAATCGTCGGTCAATTAGCCCAGGAACTGCGGCTCACTGCGGGGTTGAGCATTCGTCCGGAGGATATGGAAAAATTGATTCAATACTCCTGGCCGGGAAACGTAAGGGAGTTGAAGAACGTTTTGGAGCGCTCAGTCATTCTTTCCGAGGGACCGGATCTGAGACTAGATTTTCTGGACTTGGCAGATACCAATGACTGTGAGTCACCTTGGGTTGTTCAATTTCCCCCATCTCCGTCCATGACCCAAGCTATGGAGGAATTGAGACGCCAGTTTATAGAAATGGCCTTGCAACGGACTGGCGGCAACAAATGTGCTGCTGCCCGTATTCTGGGCATATCCCGATATACGCTGAAGCGTCAGATGAAAGCGCTGAAGATGGGTGGGCTGAAGTAG
- the casB gene encoding type I-E CRISPR-associated protein Cse2/CasB encodes MAEKRFINFTRKTEWGEALQKWHRRLADNRGDRAALKKCKSLTQVVFVPAYHELYQEITTVGRAAAKAKAITWSWARLEGRVRDRLPIIASLTALIESPKESDRKNDPEDKVVSLPSQMGAIRSSGGGPLVSDLRFRRLLKCRTPEELYPMLRRVIGLLNNQTDIMSLAQSMFYWDEEMRKEWAYDYYTTEEIAKEGSES; translated from the coding sequence ATGGCTGAAAAGAGATTCATCAACTTTACCCGTAAAACCGAGTGGGGAGAGGCGCTCCAGAAGTGGCATCGCAGGCTCGCCGACAATCGCGGCGACCGCGCTGCGCTCAAGAAGTGCAAATCTCTCACGCAGGTAGTGTTTGTACCCGCATATCACGAACTTTACCAAGAGATTACTACTGTCGGGAGAGCAGCCGCAAAAGCGAAAGCCATCACGTGGTCCTGGGCAAGGCTGGAAGGCCGCGTACGGGATCGCCTCCCTATCATAGCTTCTCTAACCGCTTTGATAGAATCCCCGAAAGAATCTGATAGAAAGAATGATCCTGAAGACAAGGTAGTAAGCTTGCCTAGCCAAATGGGAGCCATTCGTTCTTCCGGAGGCGGTCCGCTGGTGAGCGACTTGCGCTTTCGACGCCTGCTCAAATGCCGGACGCCTGAAGAGCTCTACCCCATGCTCAGGCGGGTTATCGGATTGCTCAACAACCAGACCGACATCATGAGCCTCGCGCAGAGCATGTTCTACTGGGACGAAGAGATGCGCAAAGAATGGGCCTATGACTACTACACAACCGAAGAGATCGCCAAGGAAGGGAGCGAATCATGA
- the casA gene encoding type I-E CRISPR-associated protein Cse1/CasA gives MAYNLLEEKWIPVRTADGSRRKVAPWEITSIDHGGPIVAIDSPRADFNGALMQFLIGLVQTSELIPKREPEWSRGYRSPPTDAALRDAFLVHKDVFFLDGDGPRFLQDLKLENGTPWPISDLLIELSGNGHFTKSKKGNGFCFCCAAIALFCLQTNAPEGGRGHLTGLRGGGPLTTLVLPPEQDLWKTIWLNIIPEEVLISMGAGDDSPDIKDIFPWMAPTRTGEKNTGTATLPGDAHPLQMYWSMPRRIRIDFNELATGACDVCGEESESLVQGYFARPHGVKYEGPWVHPLTPYRFDSNNVPISQKARAGSLNYRSWVGLVIRSTDADEKSKVQSQPARVVEKFTKRSREVAGKRTGAHLWGFGYDMEHMRARCWFEGRMPMHAISDERTAEKYTLNSERMVRAAITIGGFLSLCLRQAWFGERDKVRGDTGFVGEAFWSRSEHLFFLHLDKLIRELETSDRDRSLPTETLKSWHRVLCKLSLELFDVYVTSGPIENSNPARIARARNRLRFWPHGKKVKRDILALPDEPKKSSVSQVEITRS, from the coding sequence ATGGCCTACAATCTTCTCGAAGAAAAATGGATACCAGTCAGGACTGCAGATGGTTCTAGGCGGAAGGTGGCGCCTTGGGAAATCACTTCCATTGACCATGGCGGTCCTATAGTGGCAATAGACTCGCCCAGAGCCGATTTCAATGGAGCATTGATGCAGTTCCTCATCGGGTTGGTGCAGACCAGCGAGCTCATTCCAAAAAGGGAACCGGAATGGAGCCGCGGATATCGCTCTCCGCCAACCGATGCAGCCCTTCGAGATGCATTTCTCGTCCACAAAGATGTTTTCTTCCTGGACGGGGATGGCCCCAGGTTCCTCCAGGATTTAAAGCTGGAGAACGGGACACCGTGGCCTATCTCAGACCTGCTCATCGAGCTGTCGGGAAACGGGCATTTCACAAAATCCAAAAAGGGCAACGGCTTCTGCTTCTGCTGCGCTGCAATCGCTCTGTTCTGTCTGCAAACGAATGCTCCGGAAGGAGGCCGCGGTCATCTGACAGGACTCAGGGGCGGTGGACCACTCACCACTTTAGTGCTTCCACCTGAGCAGGATCTCTGGAAGACGATTTGGCTAAATATAATTCCAGAAGAAGTTTTGATCTCAATGGGGGCGGGAGATGATTCCCCCGACATAAAAGATATTTTTCCTTGGATGGCACCGACCAGGACAGGCGAGAAGAACACGGGGACAGCAACATTACCCGGGGATGCTCATCCTCTGCAGATGTACTGGTCTATGCCGCGGAGGATTCGTATCGATTTCAACGAGCTCGCGACGGGTGCATGCGATGTATGCGGAGAAGAATCAGAATCGCTGGTTCAAGGCTATTTCGCTCGTCCGCACGGTGTAAAGTACGAGGGTCCCTGGGTCCACCCACTCACGCCTTACCGTTTTGATTCCAATAATGTGCCGATATCACAAAAGGCACGGGCAGGATCCCTCAATTATCGGAGCTGGGTTGGGCTGGTCATACGAAGCACGGATGCTGACGAGAAATCCAAGGTACAGTCCCAGCCTGCTCGAGTGGTGGAAAAATTCACAAAAAGGTCCAGAGAGGTGGCCGGCAAGCGGACCGGAGCACACTTATGGGGATTCGGATACGATATGGAGCACATGCGTGCAAGATGCTGGTTTGAGGGCCGGATGCCCATGCATGCCATTTCCGATGAACGAACGGCCGAAAAGTATACGCTGAACTCCGAACGCATGGTAAGAGCGGCAATCACTATCGGCGGCTTTCTAAGCCTTTGTCTTAGACAGGCATGGTTCGGGGAGCGCGACAAAGTCCGCGGGGACACCGGCTTCGTAGGCGAGGCATTCTGGTCGAGATCGGAACATCTCTTCTTCCTGCACCTTGACAAGCTCATTCGGGAACTCGAAACCTCTGACCGGGACCGGTCACTACCGACAGAGACACTGAAATCATGGCATAGGGTCTTGTGTAAGCTGTCATTGGAACTCTTCGATGTATATGTCACGTCAGGCCCAATTGAGAACAGCAACCCGGCTCGCATAGCACGTGCCAGAAACAGGCTCAGGTTCTGGCCCCATGGAAAGAAAGTGAAGCGGGACATCCTCGCTCTACCCGATGAGCCAAAGAAATCGAGCGTCTCACAAGTGGAAATTACAAGGAGCTGA
- a CDS encoding CRISPR-associated helicase/endonuclease Cas3, with translation MGSEQSASYFRYWSKVARDADGNLKSFHLLPYHCLDVAAVGYVLMQRQISWMNAITRASPLSFTELQRVLLLFLIVHDFGKFSSRSFQSHVWEVFGLLQKCSSVVPHNAHRHDALGMALWEDELFSRIWERDWFTSGVEFLDALSYLQPISQASFGHHGHAVDIDKISIEEEFTRDDIEAAADFLESCAALLVRQPSVLPEDLGEMYDALKVQSWLLSGFIILCDWIGSNESLFPHCSQPMALDDYWQQACKLAEHAIKAAGILSVPQSEFNGMGQLFHNLADVTPSPLQAYVSECDLPAGPQLWIIEDITGSGKTEAAIMLAHRLMQQGSEGIFVALPTMATANAMYDRMAKAYRSLFSADGRPSLALAHGRRNLMDGFTSTILDFEGSLPTMIPDEGSEEPTEASAACARWIADNKKKAFLAHVGVGTIDQALIAVLPAKHHTLRLLGLSNKVLIVDEVHACDAYMAELLKALLQFHAAMGGSAILLSATIPKAMRKAFANAFLKGLNSEKRATEFSGSFPSVTRIGADEPSETAVAPRSDLRRSVVVKLVHNEASILKEIVDAAVSGACVCWVRNTVADAIKAYELLKGEASVDKDRLMLFHARYAMGHRLDREKVVLSNFGKESSPDQRQGAILIATQVVEQSLDLDFDFMVSDLAPIDLLIQRAGRIHRHHREFRGNLTRAVLWVFSPPLVESPASGWFADFFQDAAHVYEAHGHLWRTARLLQSKGGWTMPDDARDLIEGVYGEEGEEIPGGLMKKQNDAEGRRRAEGAQGRFNALQVTAGYERQFGSLFADAAAPTRLGEPSVTLRLAIRSGERILPLYEHHLHAWMLSEVQVRESLVAKSRATEKEKQQAAATMRDRGKWSELIILEQARDCLWTGKASDINGNPIELVYSIDSGLKVEKGGK, from the coding sequence ATGGGGTCTGAACAATCCGCAAGCTACTTCAGATACTGGTCTAAGGTTGCCAGAGATGCCGATGGCAACCTGAAATCCTTTCATCTCTTGCCTTATCATTGCCTCGATGTCGCGGCTGTCGGGTATGTGCTAATGCAGAGGCAAATATCATGGATGAATGCTATCACTCGTGCCTCACCTCTGAGTTTTACAGAGCTTCAGCGTGTTCTTTTGTTGTTTCTCATTGTGCACGACTTTGGCAAGTTCAGTAGTCGCTCGTTTCAGAGTCATGTATGGGAAGTGTTCGGCTTATTGCAGAAATGCTCAAGTGTTGTCCCCCATAACGCGCACAGGCACGACGCATTGGGCATGGCACTTTGGGAAGATGAACTGTTCAGTCGGATCTGGGAAAGGGATTGGTTTACTTCTGGTGTGGAATTCTTGGACGCTTTGAGCTACCTCCAACCTATCTCTCAGGCGTCTTTCGGCCATCATGGTCATGCTGTCGATATAGACAAGATCTCTATAGAGGAGGAATTTACTCGCGACGATATTGAGGCTGCTGCTGACTTCTTGGAGTCTTGTGCTGCATTGCTCGTTCGTCAACCGAGTGTCCTGCCGGAGGACTTGGGCGAGATGTACGACGCATTGAAGGTCCAGTCATGGTTGCTTTCGGGTTTCATAATCTTGTGCGATTGGATCGGGTCGAATGAGAGCCTGTTCCCTCATTGTTCGCAGCCAATGGCACTTGACGATTATTGGCAGCAGGCATGCAAACTAGCCGAGCACGCAATTAAGGCAGCAGGGATTCTTTCTGTTCCACAGTCAGAGTTCAACGGCATGGGGCAGCTTTTTCATAATCTTGCAGATGTGACTCCGAGCCCCCTCCAAGCATATGTAAGTGAATGTGACCTTCCTGCCGGCCCTCAGTTGTGGATCATTGAGGACATCACCGGATCGGGAAAAACAGAAGCTGCGATAATGCTCGCCCATCGCCTTATGCAGCAGGGATCGGAAGGAATTTTTGTGGCACTCCCGACTATGGCCACGGCGAATGCCATGTACGATCGGATGGCCAAAGCGTACAGAAGCCTCTTTTCTGCTGATGGACGGCCGTCTCTAGCTCTTGCACACGGCCGACGCAATCTCATGGACGGCTTCACCTCTACGATCCTTGATTTTGAGGGCTCCCTGCCGACAATGATCCCTGATGAAGGTAGCGAGGAACCGACCGAAGCTTCCGCTGCATGTGCTCGGTGGATAGCTGACAACAAGAAAAAGGCATTTCTGGCTCATGTGGGGGTGGGGACAATCGATCAGGCGCTGATTGCGGTTCTGCCGGCCAAACATCATACCCTCCGCTTGCTCGGGCTTTCAAATAAGGTGCTTATTGTGGATGAGGTGCACGCTTGTGATGCCTACATGGCGGAATTACTCAAGGCCTTGCTGCAATTCCACGCGGCCATGGGCGGAAGCGCGATTCTACTCTCCGCAACTATCCCGAAGGCAATGCGCAAGGCCTTTGCAAATGCTTTTCTCAAGGGATTGAACTCTGAGAAAAGAGCAACTGAGTTTTCTGGCTCTTTCCCCTCAGTGACACGGATTGGCGCTGACGAGCCCTCGGAGACTGCAGTGGCGCCAAGGTCCGATCTCCGCCGGTCGGTGGTTGTCAAGCTTGTTCACAATGAGGCCTCAATTCTCAAAGAGATTGTAGACGCTGCCGTTTCCGGTGCTTGCGTTTGCTGGGTTCGCAATACTGTGGCTGACGCAATTAAGGCTTACGAACTGCTTAAGGGAGAAGCATCCGTGGACAAGGACCGCCTTATGCTATTCCACGCCAGGTACGCAATGGGCCACAGATTGGATAGAGAAAAGGTCGTGCTGAGCAATTTCGGCAAAGAGTCGAGTCCTGATCAACGACAAGGAGCGATTCTCATTGCCACGCAGGTGGTGGAGCAATCCTTGGATCTCGATTTCGATTTCATGGTTTCTGACCTCGCGCCAATCGATTTGCTCATTCAGCGAGCCGGGAGAATCCACCGACACCATCGCGAGTTTCGCGGAAATCTAACACGTGCAGTCTTATGGGTATTCAGCCCTCCGCTGGTGGAATCTCCTGCTTCCGGCTGGTTTGCCGATTTTTTTCAAGACGCGGCCCATGTGTATGAGGCTCACGGGCATCTCTGGCGTACGGCTCGTCTGCTCCAAAGCAAAGGTGGATGGACTATGCCGGATGATGCCCGAGACCTTATCGAGGGGGTGTACGGCGAAGAAGGAGAGGAAATTCCAGGCGGCCTCATGAAGAAGCAAAACGATGCGGAGGGCAGGCGAAGGGCAGAAGGGGCTCAGGGACGATTCAATGCTCTGCAAGTTACGGCCGGATACGAACGTCAGTTCGGCTCTCTCTTTGCTGACGCTGCAGCTCCCACGCGGTTGGGCGAGCCAAGCGTGACTTTGCGTCTGGCAATACGTTCTGGGGAACGAATTCTACCGCTCTATGAGCACCATCTGCACGCGTGGATGTTGAGCGAAGTGCAGGTGCGAGAATCACTCGTCGCCAAGTCGAGAGCTACAGAGAAGGAGAAACAACAAGCCGCGGCCACTATGAGGGACCGGGGCAAGTGGAGTGAGCTCATCATTCTAGAGCAAGCGAGAGACTGTCTGTGGACGGGCAAGGCTAGCGACATAAACGGCAACCCCATCGAACTTGTCTACAGCATCGATTCGGGCTTGAAAGTTGAGAAAGGGGGAAAGTGA
- the cas5e gene encoding type I-E CRISPR-associated protein Cas5/CasD gives MRDYAVMQLYGPMASWGDIAVGELRGTWTRPSRSALIGLLSAALGVTRKDHSTLERMVGSYRFAVRVDRQGTLIQDFHTWQRPEPKRGVKYETRKEELEAEDIATGISRRDYCCDARYEVCMWTEGDAPPFSLQEIKEAIAHPRFVLYLGRKSCPLGLPIAVKIIQADSVCEAFERADRQQPKDFLAAIRRQPPLFFSDDCLHIGQIESRDTFTRRDVPLNRTAWQFTERQECFGGSPE, from the coding sequence ATGAGAGACTATGCAGTGATGCAGCTATACGGTCCAATGGCCTCATGGGGCGACATAGCCGTGGGAGAGCTCAGGGGAACCTGGACTCGGCCGAGCAGGTCCGCGCTTATCGGTCTTCTGAGCGCTGCCCTTGGTGTGACTCGAAAGGATCATAGTACGCTGGAGCGTATGGTCGGATCGTATCGCTTCGCTGTGCGAGTGGATCGTCAGGGAACTCTGATCCAGGATTTTCACACTTGGCAAAGGCCAGAACCCAAGCGAGGTGTGAAGTATGAGACCCGGAAAGAGGAACTCGAAGCGGAGGATATCGCCACAGGCATTTCGAGACGAGATTACTGCTGTGATGCCAGGTACGAGGTGTGTATGTGGACAGAAGGTGACGCTCCTCCATTCTCTCTTCAGGAGATCAAGGAAGCTATAGCTCACCCGCGTTTTGTGCTCTACCTGGGACGCAAGTCGTGTCCTCTCGGTCTTCCCATTGCTGTCAAGATAATCCAGGCCGACTCCGTATGCGAAGCTTTTGAAAGGGCAGACCGGCAACAGCCCAAAGACTTTCTCGCAGCCATCCGCAGGCAGCCGCCTCTGTTCTTTTCGGACGACTGCCTCCACATAGGCCAGATAGAATCACGTGACACTTTTACTCGTAGAGACGTTCCCCTGAACAGGACCGCTTGGCAGTTCACGGAACGCCAAGAGTGTTTCGGCGGGTCCCCAGAGTAG
- the cas6e gene encoding type I-E CRISPR-associated protein Cas6/Cse3/CasE produces the protein MYFSRIRLDGERASAAELTKMIGQDGYGDHQIIWQLFKCADKSERDFLFRKESQQSLPVFFTVSRTPPARDHGIFRLKTKSYDPKVRPGDRFAFSLRANPVVTRWIGDNEKHHARHDVVMDAKRKLKADSVPESEWPTTPEIAQSAGFEWLAAKAEHAGFGVDRRLVSVEGYRQHQLRKGKNHLIRLSTMDFTGILTVTHPDLFVTALFGGIGPAKGFGCGLLLIRRV, from the coding sequence ATGTATTTCAGTCGCATACGTCTGGACGGAGAACGAGCGTCGGCTGCCGAGCTCACGAAAATGATAGGTCAGGATGGGTATGGAGATCATCAGATAATTTGGCAGCTCTTCAAATGCGCTGACAAAAGCGAGCGCGATTTTCTGTTCCGCAAGGAGTCACAGCAATCCTTGCCCGTCTTCTTCACCGTTTCTCGCACGCCACCCGCGCGCGATCACGGGATATTTCGCCTTAAAACGAAATCGTATGACCCCAAGGTGCGGCCAGGGGATCGTTTCGCCTTTTCCCTCAGGGCGAACCCGGTGGTCACCCGATGGATTGGGGATAATGAAAAACATCACGCGCGACATGACGTGGTGATGGACGCCAAGCGAAAACTGAAGGCCGACAGCGTGCCCGAGAGTGAGTGGCCCACCACACCGGAGATCGCGCAATCCGCCGGATTCGAATGGTTAGCAGCCAAGGCGGAGCATGCAGGTTTCGGCGTCGACCGGAGACTTGTGAGTGTCGAGGGGTATCGACAGCATCAGTTGCGGAAAGGCAAGAACCACCTGATCCGGCTAAGTACCATGGATTTCACGGGCATCCTCACCGTCACCCATCCCGATCTCTTCGTGACGGCGCTCTTTGGAGGCATTGGTCCTGCGAAAGGTTTTGGTTGCGGATTGCTCTTGATAAGGAGGGTGTAG
- a CDS encoding TRAP transporter substrate-binding protein produces MSTTRTFLLLMVLLTTALTVLGGHSPGHSKTFELTYSIFFPATHGHSLLATEWAKEVEKRTNGAVKINMFPGATLTPADQCYDGVVKGISDIGMSVLSYTKGRFPLSEVIDLPLGYTKGIQVTRLCNAFYDKFKPKEFDDVKVMYLHGHGPGIFHTKKPVEKMEDLKGMKIRCSGTSAKVVAALGATPVAMPQNECYDALQKGVVDGVVSPIETLKGWKFAEVIKSTTQNFGSAYTLGFFVVMNKKKWESLPKEVQQTIEQINKEWIDKTGNGWDSFDEIGTEFTLSKGNKIIPLSKEEDARWAKTVSPVLDEYVAAMKAKGLPGEEALSFCREWLKNNP; encoded by the coding sequence ATGTCTACCACTAGGACTTTCTTGTTGCTGATGGTGCTTCTTACGACAGCACTCACGGTGCTGGGAGGCCACAGTCCCGGCCACAGTAAGACATTTGAACTTACTTACTCCATTTTCTTCCCGGCTACTCACGGTCACTCGCTTCTTGCCACCGAGTGGGCAAAAGAAGTTGAAAAGAGGACCAATGGTGCAGTCAAGATCAACATGTTTCCCGGTGCAACCCTTACCCCTGCAGATCAGTGCTATGACGGGGTCGTGAAAGGTATTTCCGATATCGGAATGTCCGTCCTTAGCTATACCAAGGGGAGATTCCCGCTCAGTGAAGTCATAGACCTTCCTCTCGGCTACACCAAAGGGATTCAGGTAACGAGGCTGTGCAACGCGTTTTATGACAAATTCAAGCCCAAAGAATTCGATGATGTGAAGGTCATGTATCTCCACGGCCATGGCCCCGGTATTTTCCACACCAAAAAGCCCGTTGAAAAAATGGAAGATCTCAAAGGGATGAAAATCAGGTGTTCGGGGACCAGTGCGAAAGTTGTAGCGGCTCTCGGGGCTACTCCTGTGGCCATGCCCCAGAATGAATGTTATGACGCTTTACAGAAAGGCGTCGTAGATGGCGTTGTTTCTCCCATTGAAACGCTCAAGGGATGGAAATTCGCTGAGGTAATCAAGTCAACTACACAGAATTTCGGTTCCGCGTACACACTGGGATTTTTTGTCGTTATGAACAAGAAGAAGTGGGAATCTCTCCCCAAGGAAGTTCAGCAGACAATCGAACAGATAAATAAAGAATGGATCGACAAGACAGGCAATGGGTGGGACTCCTTCGATGAGATCGGCACGGAATTCACCTTATCCAAAGGGAATAAGATAATCCCGCTTTCAAAAGAGGAAGATGCACGATGGGCCAAGACGGTTAGCCCCGTTTTGGATGAATACGTCGCGGCTATGAAGGCAAAGGGTCTTCCCGGTGAAGAAGCGCTGAGTTTCTGCAGGGAATGGCTCAAAAATAATCCCTGA